The following proteins are co-located in the Haloplanus sp. HW8-1 genome:
- a CDS encoding APC family permease, with protein MSSHGERSPDADLGLLDATMIGMGAMIGAGIFVLTGLAAEIAGPAAILVFVLNGVVTAFTGLSYAELASSIPKSGGGYAFVREVFDDFSSFLMGWMLWFAYMIAGGLYALGFAPNFLELLHVYDVTPAPDAVGAVALPVVDAGVPIAVLLASAAVFLLVGLNALSTAASGSVETIFTLIKVSILVVFVAFGFTSPMFSSAEFQPLFPGDAGAFSILPAMGLTFIAFEGYDLITTVTEEVENPRENIPKAIFVSLGVTVLVYLAVVGVAIGTLGAEGLAAAGEAGIAQAATAFMPTGLPVIQNGGAIIVFGAVFSTLTALNAVVIASSRVAFSMGREEQLLPSFGQLHHRYGTPFVAILASGVVMLGSVALPTQSAGNMSSLFFLLSFIVVNGSVIKLRRERPDMNRPYEMPYYPLPPILGILLNLLLTGVLVRYLLRTDTLALLLSIGWIGLGAAAYAVYVLLRSEESEEEEPDTDQPIPGND; from the coding sequence GTGAGCAGTCACGGCGAGCGGTCCCCGGACGCGGATCTGGGGCTGCTGGACGCGACGATGATCGGAATGGGAGCGATGATCGGTGCGGGGATCTTCGTCCTGACGGGACTGGCGGCCGAGATTGCCGGTCCTGCGGCCATCCTGGTGTTCGTCCTCAACGGCGTCGTGACGGCGTTCACCGGGCTGTCGTACGCGGAGCTCGCGTCGTCCATCCCGAAAAGTGGGGGTGGGTACGCCTTCGTCAGGGAGGTGTTCGACGACTTCTCCTCGTTCTTGATGGGGTGGATGCTCTGGTTCGCCTACATGATCGCCGGCGGGCTGTACGCGCTGGGATTTGCTCCGAACTTCCTCGAACTCCTCCACGTCTACGACGTGACGCCGGCACCGGACGCGGTGGGGGCCGTCGCGCTCCCGGTCGTCGACGCCGGCGTGCCGATCGCAGTGTTGCTGGCGTCGGCCGCGGTGTTTCTGCTCGTGGGGTTGAACGCCCTCTCGACGGCAGCCAGCGGGAGCGTCGAGACCATCTTCACCCTCATCAAGGTGAGCATCCTCGTCGTCTTCGTCGCCTTCGGATTCACCTCGCCGATGTTCTCGTCGGCCGAGTTCCAGCCGCTGTTTCCGGGCGACGCCGGGGCCTTCAGCATCCTCCCCGCGATGGGACTGACGTTCATCGCCTTCGAGGGGTACGACCTCATCACGACGGTGACCGAAGAGGTGGAGAACCCCCGAGAGAACATTCCCAAGGCCATCTTCGTGAGCCTTGGCGTGACGGTACTGGTGTATCTCGCGGTCGTCGGCGTCGCCATCGGGACGCTCGGCGCGGAGGGTCTGGCTGCCGCCGGCGAAGCGGGCATCGCCCAGGCGGCGACGGCGTTCATGCCGACGGGGCTGCCGGTGATCCAGAACGGGGGGGCGATCATCGTCTTCGGCGCCGTCTTCTCGACGCTGACGGCGCTGAACGCCGTCGTGATCGCCTCCTCCCGAGTGGCGTTCTCGATGGGGCGCGAAGAGCAACTTCTTCCCTCGTTCGGCCAGCTCCACCACCGGTACGGGACACCGTTCGTCGCCATCCTCGCCAGCGGGGTGGTGATGCTCGGCTCGGTCGCGTTGCCCACCCAGAGCGCGGGCAACATGTCGAGTCTCTTCTTTCTGCTCTCGTTTATCGTCGTCAACGGCTCCGTGATCAAGCTTCGCCGGGAACGTCCGGACATGAACCGGCCGTACGAGATGCCGTACTATCCGCTCCCGCCGATCCTCGGGATTCTACTCAATCTCCTGTTGACGGGCGTGCTGGTCCGCTATCTTCTCCGGACGGATACGCTCGCGCTCCTCCTCAGCATCGGCTGGATCGGGCTGGGGGCCGCCGCGTACGCCGTCTACGTCCTGCTGCGGTCGGAGGAGTCCGAGGAGGAGGAGCCCGATACCGACCAACCGATCCCAGGAAACGACTGA
- a CDS encoding OsmC family protein codes for MSDIETITVSEEGFACVNQVGEFEFTVDATDESGPNPNAALVATYASCFLPAFRVGGQQRGHDDLGKIQIDADADLDDDDDLESIGFAVHVAADLSDDEFDEIVARAEDICHVHAALREELEADVDVYGDAF; via the coding sequence ATGAGCGACATCGAAACCATCACCGTCAGCGAAGAGGGATTCGCGTGTGTCAACCAGGTCGGCGAGTTCGAGTTCACCGTCGACGCCACCGACGAGTCCGGGCCGAACCCGAACGCGGCGCTGGTCGCGACGTACGCCTCCTGTTTCCTGCCCGCGTTCCGCGTCGGCGGCCAACAGCGCGGTCACGACGACCTGGGGAAGATTCAGATCGACGCGGATGCTGATCTGGACGACGACGACGATCTCGAATCGATCGGCTTCGCGGTTCACGTCGCCGCCGACCTCTCGGACGACGAGTTCGACGAGATCGTCGCCCGTGCCGAGGACATCTGTCACGTTCACGCGGCGCTGCGCGAGGAACTGGAGGCCGACGTCGACGTGTACGGCGACGCCTTCTGA
- a CDS encoding potassium channel family protein, whose translation MPSHLNVIIAGGGRVGFQTATTLDDRGHDLTVVEQNPERCDAIADEYVATVICGDASRPDILQQAGVESADVIAGLTGEPGLNLAVCMEAAEMAPGIRTVARIDNRERAGYTRFVDETVFPEDAGARVAVNEIEGSDVRSLADVTGSLDIVEVRVKEGAPAANKKLRETRFPAGTLVISDDDGERVARPDTTLTPGKRYVIAVEPDVVDEVLNLLRG comes from the coding sequence ATGCCAAGCCACCTCAACGTCATCATCGCGGGCGGTGGACGCGTCGGCTTCCAAACAGCGACCACCCTCGACGACCGGGGACACGATCTCACGGTCGTCGAACAGAATCCGGAGCGGTGTGACGCCATCGCCGACGAGTACGTCGCGACGGTCATCTGTGGCGACGCCTCGAGGCCCGATATCCTCCAGCAGGCAGGCGTCGAGTCGGCGGACGTGATCGCCGGCCTGACGGGGGAGCCGGGGCTGAACCTGGCGGTCTGTATGGAGGCCGCCGAGATGGCACCCGGCATCCGGACCGTCGCGCGCATCGACAACCGCGAACGGGCGGGCTACACCCGGTTCGTCGACGAGACGGTGTTCCCCGAGGACGCAGGGGCCCGCGTGGCCGTCAACGAGATCGAGGGGAGCGACGTCCGGTCGCTCGCCGACGTGACGGGATCTCTCGACATCGTCGAAGTCCGGGTCAAGGAGGGCGCCCCGGCCGCGAACAAGAAACTCCGGGAGACGCGCTTCCCTGCGGGCACGCTCGTCATCTCGGACGACGATGGGGAGCGGGTAGCGCGACCGGACACGACGCTCACGCCGGGCAAGCGCTACGTCATCGCGGTCGAACCCGACGTGGTCGACGAAGTGTTGAATCTGCTCCGTGGCTAA
- a CDS encoding potassium channel family protein: MDTWQRRTLYYVVGLAAVMFGYAAAYDAGMSAFEGSPISYLHALQVVVETFTTTGFGSDAPWSSAEMNVLVIVMDLTGVVLIFLALPVLVFPLFEEAISTTVPTTADEELVDHVVICTLTPRGETLVDELDSWEVDHLILEPDRDRAKDLYEEGFDVIHADPQSVDGLEAARLGHARSIVADDSDPVNTSIVLTAKEVAEDVRAVSVVDDPDRERYHHLSGADDVLSPRALLGQGLASKVTTGISTELGEAIEVGEDFDVAELPIQRGSDLVGSTIAESGIRERAGANVIGAWFRGEFESPPDPDATLDNGTVLLVSGHEAQLERLKDLTMSDVRRFGRGRTVVVGHGEVGTTISAALATAGIPSEIMDRRDGPEVDVVGDATDPEALSRAGVEDARTVILALPDDTLTEFAILVVRDLNPSVELIARAEETENVQKMYRAGADYVLSLATVSGRMLASTILDDEEVISLDKQVEVVRTHAPGLVGRTLGEADVRARTGCTVVGVERDGEVVTDLGPEFRIRDGDELVIAGTDEGTNRFTETMSYGGD; this comes from the coding sequence ATGGACACCTGGCAGCGTCGGACGCTGTACTACGTCGTCGGCCTCGCGGCGGTGATGTTCGGTTACGCGGCGGCGTACGACGCCGGGATGAGCGCCTTCGAGGGGTCGCCGATCAGCTACCTCCACGCGCTCCAGGTCGTCGTCGAGACGTTCACGACCACCGGCTTCGGCTCCGACGCGCCGTGGTCGAGCGCCGAGATGAACGTACTCGTCATCGTCATGGATCTGACGGGCGTGGTGCTCATCTTCCTCGCGCTCCCGGTGCTCGTCTTCCCGCTGTTCGAGGAGGCCATCTCGACCACGGTGCCGACGACCGCCGACGAGGAACTCGTCGACCACGTCGTCATCTGTACGCTCACACCGCGGGGGGAGACGCTGGTGGACGAACTCGACTCCTGGGAGGTCGACCACCTGATCCTCGAACCCGACCGCGACCGGGCGAAGGACCTCTACGAGGAGGGATTCGACGTGATCCACGCCGACCCCCAGTCGGTCGACGGACTGGAGGCAGCCCGCCTCGGACACGCGCGGAGCATCGTCGCCGACGACTCGGACCCGGTGAACACGAGCATCGTCCTGACGGCGAAGGAGGTCGCCGAGGACGTCCGGGCGGTGAGCGTCGTCGACGACCCCGACCGGGAGCGGTACCACCACCTCTCCGGGGCCGACGACGTGCTCTCGCCCCGGGCGCTCCTCGGCCAGGGACTCGCCTCGAAGGTGACCACGGGCATCTCGACGGAGTTGGGCGAGGCCATCGAGGTCGGCGAGGACTTCGACGTGGCGGAACTCCCGATACAGCGAGGGAGCGACCTCGTGGGCAGCACCATCGCCGAGAGCGGCATCCGCGAGCGGGCCGGCGCGAACGTCATCGGAGCGTGGTTTCGCGGCGAGTTCGAGAGCCCGCCCGATCCCGACGCCACGCTCGACAACGGCACCGTGTTGCTGGTCAGCGGTCACGAGGCGCAGCTCGAACGCCTGAAGGACCTGACGATGTCGGACGTGCGCCGGTTCGGCCGGGGGCGGACGGTCGTCGTCGGTCACGGCGAGGTCGGTACAACCATCTCGGCGGCGCTCGCGACGGCGGGCATCCCGAGCGAGATCATGGACCGCCGGGACGGTCCCGAAGTCGACGTGGTAGGCGACGCGACCGACCCCGAGGCGCTCTCGCGTGCCGGCGTCGAAGACGCGCGCACCGTCATCCTCGCGCTCCCCGACGACACCCTCACGGAGTTCGCCATCCTCGTCGTCCGCGATCTGAACCCGTCGGTCGAGCTGATCGCCCGGGCGGAAGAGACCGAGAACGTCCAGAAGATGTACCGCGCCGGCGCCGATTACGTGCTGTCGCTCGCGACGGTCAGCGGCCGGATGCTCGCCTCCACCATTCTGGACGACGAGGAGGTGATCTCGCTCGACAAGCAAGTCGAGGTGGTGAGGACTCACGCACCCGGGCTCGTCGGTCGGACGCTCGGCGAGGCGGACGTCCGGGCCCGAACCGGCTGTACGGTCGTCGGCGTGGAGCGCGACGGCGAGGTGGTGACCGATCTCGGCCCAGAGTTCCGGATCCGGGACGGCGACGAACTCGTCATCGCCGGCACCGACGAGGGGACAAACCGGTTCACCGAGACGATGAGCTACGGCGGCGACTGA
- a CDS encoding sodium:calcium antiporter, with protein sequence MIGPLLAVGLALVATAVIWTGSERLESAASRLSRHYGLPVAVHGAVVVAIGSSFPELSSVVISTLVHGEFSLGVGAIVGSAIFNLLVIPAASALVSEELEATRDIVHKDAQFYIISVLVLFITFALGATYVPGGTNEAAILTRPLAILPLATYAVYVFLQYQDTREHAVAQAPDVAVRREWGRLAVSLALIAVGVEGIVSAALAFGAYFGTPSFLWGLTVIAAATSLPDTFVSVRAARDDEDVTSLTNVLGSNIFNLLVAIPVGVLLVGTATIDFLVAVPMMAFLAFVTLVFIVVTRTHLELTNSEAYVLLGLYGLFLVWMTLETIGVVDTVRGI encoded by the coding sequence GTGATCGGTCCGCTCCTCGCGGTCGGTCTGGCACTCGTCGCGACGGCCGTCATCTGGACGGGCAGCGAACGCCTCGAATCGGCGGCCAGTCGTCTCAGCAGACACTACGGGTTGCCGGTCGCCGTCCACGGCGCCGTCGTCGTCGCCATCGGGTCGAGCTTTCCGGAACTCAGCTCCGTCGTCATCAGCACGCTCGTCCACGGCGAGTTTTCGCTGGGCGTCGGCGCCATCGTCGGGAGCGCAATCTTCAATCTGCTCGTGATCCCCGCGGCGTCGGCGCTGGTCAGCGAGGAACTCGAAGCGACCCGCGACATCGTCCACAAGGACGCCCAGTTCTACATCATCAGCGTCCTCGTCCTCTTTATCACGTTCGCCCTCGGCGCGACGTACGTCCCCGGCGGGACGAACGAGGCGGCAATCCTCACCCGCCCGCTCGCCATCCTCCCTCTCGCCACCTACGCCGTCTACGTCTTCCTCCAGTATCAGGACACCCGGGAGCACGCCGTCGCGCAGGCACCCGACGTCGCCGTCCGCCGGGAGTGGGGACGGCTCGCCGTCTCCCTCGCTCTCATCGCCGTCGGCGTCGAGGGTATCGTCAGCGCCGCCCTCGCCTTCGGCGCGTACTTCGGCACCCCCTCTTTCCTCTGGGGGCTGACCGTCATCGCCGCGGCGACGAGCCTTCCCGACACGTTCGTCAGCGTCCGCGCCGCCCGCGACGACGAGGACGTGACCAGCCTCACGAACGTCCTCGGAAGCAACATCTTCAACCTGCTGGTCGCCATCCCGGTGGGCGTCCTACTGGTGGGCACGGCCACCATCGACTTCCTCGTCGCCGTCCCGATGATGGCCTTTCTCGCCTTCGTGACGCTCGTGTTCATCGTGGTCACCCGCACCCACCTCGAACTCACGAACTCCGAGGCGTACGTCCTGTTGGGCCTGTACGGTCTCTTTCTCGTCTGGATGACGCTCGAAACCATCGGCGTCGTCGACACCGTTCGAGGGATCTGA
- the katG gene encoding catalase/peroxidase HPI, producing MNGSDQDWWPNQLNLEILDQNAREVDPRGEDFDYAEEFEALDFDAVKADIEEVMTTSQDWWPADYGHYGPLFIRMAWHSAGTYRTTDGRGGASGGRQRLPPLDSWPDNANLDKARRLLWPVKRKYGRKLSWADLIVLAGNVALESMGFETFGFAGGREDDFTPDEAVDWGPEDELETTSPDRFDEDGELKKPLGNTVMGLIYVNPEGPNGEPDVEGSAKNIRESFGRMAMNDDETVALIAGGHTFGKVHGADDPDEHVGPEPAAAPMEEQGFGWKSDFGDGKGPDTITSGIEGPWNTTPTQWDMSYVNNLLTYEWEPERGPGGAWQWTTKGGELDDAAPGVQDPSDKEDVMMLTTDVALKKDPDYREVLERFREDPREFQEAFAKAWYKLIHRDMGPPERFLGPEVPDETMLWQDPLPDVDYDLVGDEAIAELKTEILDSDLSVSQLAKTAWAAASTYRDSDKRGGANGARIRLEPQRSWEVNEPHQLETVLETLEGIQTAFNDSRSDGTRVSLADVLVLGGNAAVERAAADAGYDVTIPFEPGRTDASQEQTDVESFEALKPDADGFRNYLSADAEQRAEELLVDKADLLNLSAAEMTVLVGGMRALGANYQGSDRGVFTDRPGTLTNDFFVNLLDMDYEWEPVSDDEQVFEVRDRETGDVEWEATRFDLVFGSNSRLRTISEVYGADDAEETFVEDFVDAWHKVMTLDRFDLE from the coding sequence ATGAACGGGTCCGATCAGGACTGGTGGCCGAACCAGTTGAACTTGGAGATTCTCGATCAGAACGCTCGCGAAGTCGATCCGAGGGGCGAGGACTTCGACTACGCCGAGGAGTTCGAAGCACTAGATTTCGACGCCGTGAAGGCCGACATCGAAGAGGTGATGACGACGTCACAGGACTGGTGGCCGGCCGACTACGGTCACTACGGTCCGCTTTTCATCCGGATGGCGTGGCACAGCGCCGGCACGTATCGCACCACCGACGGTCGGGGCGGCGCGTCGGGCGGTCGCCAACGTCTCCCCCCGCTCGATAGCTGGCCGGACAACGCGAACCTCGACAAGGCCCGTCGCCTGCTCTGGCCGGTCAAACGGAAGTACGGTCGCAAACTCTCGTGGGCCGACCTGATCGTCCTCGCCGGCAACGTCGCCCTCGAATCGATGGGCTTCGAGACGTTCGGCTTCGCCGGCGGTCGCGAGGACGACTTCACGCCCGACGAGGCCGTCGACTGGGGCCCCGAAGACGAGTTGGAGACGACCTCCCCCGACCGCTTCGACGAGGACGGTGAACTCAAGAAGCCGCTCGGTAACACGGTGATGGGCCTCATCTACGTGAATCCCGAAGGCCCGAACGGCGAACCGGACGTCGAGGGCTCCGCGAAGAACATTCGGGAGTCGTTCGGCCGAATGGCGATGAACGACGATGAGACGGTTGCGCTCATCGCCGGCGGCCACACCTTCGGGAAGGTCCACGGCGCCGACGACCCCGACGAGCACGTCGGTCCCGAACCCGCGGCGGCTCCCATGGAAGAGCAGGGTTTCGGCTGGAAGAGCGACTTCGGCGATGGGAAAGGCCCCGACACCATCACCAGCGGGATCGAAGGCCCGTGGAACACCACGCCGACCCAGTGGGACATGAGCTACGTCAACAACCTGCTCACCTACGAGTGGGAACCGGAGCGTGGTCCCGGCGGCGCGTGGCAGTGGACCACGAAGGGTGGCGAACTCGACGACGCCGCCCCGGGCGTTCAGGACCCCTCGGACAAGGAAGACGTGATGATGCTGACGACGGACGTCGCCCTGAAGAAGGATCCCGACTACCGGGAGGTCCTCGAACGCTTCCGGGAGGACCCCCGCGAGTTCCAGGAGGCGTTCGCGAAGGCGTGGTACAAACTCATCCACCGCGACATGGGCCCGCCCGAACGGTTCCTCGGGCCGGAGGTGCCCGACGAGACGATGCTCTGGCAGGACCCACTGCCCGACGTCGACTACGACCTCGTCGGCGACGAGGCGATCGCCGAACTCAAAACGGAGATCCTCGATTCGGACCTGTCGGTCTCTCAACTTGCCAAGACCGCCTGGGCGGCGGCGTCGACGTACCGCGACAGCGACAAGCGCGGCGGCGCAAACGGGGCCCGCATCCGCCTCGAACCGCAGCGGAGCTGGGAAGTGAACGAGCCCCACCAGTTGGAGACGGTGCTGGAGACCCTGGAGGGGATCCAGACGGCGTTCAACGACTCGCGATCCGACGGGACGCGGGTTTCGCTCGCCGACGTACTCGTTCTGGGCGGCAACGCGGCCGTCGAGCGGGCGGCGGCGGACGCCGGGTACGACGTGACGATACCCTTCGAACCGGGCCGGACGGACGCCTCTCAGGAGCAGACCGACGTCGAATCGTTCGAGGCGCTCAAGCCGGACGCCGACGGGTTCCGCAACTACCTGTCGGCCGACGCCGAGCAGCGAGCCGAGGAACTGTTGGTCGACAAGGCGGACCTGCTGAACCTGTCGGCCGCCGAGATGACGGTGCTGGTCGGCGGCATGCGAGCCTTGGGTGCGAACTACCAGGGGTCCGACCGCGGCGTCTTCACCGACCGGCCGGGAACGCTGACCAACGACTTCTTCGTGAACCTACTCGATATGGACTACGAGTGGGAACCGGTCTCGGACGACGAGCAGGTGTTCGAGGTTCGCGACCGCGAGACGGGCGACGTCGAGTGGGAGGCGACCCGCTTCGACCTCGTCTTCGGATCGAACTCGCGGCTCCGCACCATCTCCGAGGTCTACGGCGCGGACGACGCCGAGGAGACGTTCGTGGAGGACTTCGTCGACGCGTGGCACAAAGTGATGACGCTCGATCGCTTCGACCTCGAGTGA
- a CDS encoding metal-dependent hydrolase produces the protein MELTWHGHSTWYVAVDGTSLLIDPFFDNPHTSLDVSDVPTPDYVLLTHGHADHIADASAFTDATVVGTPELTGWVADKRGADDTIGMNLGGTVECGDAYVTMHRADHTNGIGTDYEYGAGMPAGYVIGDTQPTREDDEDAFAFYHAGDTGLMSEMRDVIGTFLEPDAAALPVGDHFTMGPAQAAIAADWLDVDHVFPMHYDTFPPIEIDVDRVEREVAATGADAEVHVLDGDESYVFDRPYADG, from the coding sequence ATGGAACTCACCTGGCACGGCCACTCCACGTGGTACGTCGCGGTCGACGGCACCAGCCTGCTGATCGATCCGTTCTTCGACAATCCCCATACGTCGCTCGACGTGTCCGACGTACCGACGCCGGATTACGTGCTGTTGACCCACGGCCACGCCGACCACATCGCGGACGCGAGCGCGTTTACCGACGCGACGGTCGTCGGGACGCCGGAACTGACCGGCTGGGTCGCCGACAAACGCGGCGCCGACGACACGATCGGGATGAACCTCGGCGGGACCGTCGAGTGTGGCGACGCGTACGTGACGATGCACCGTGCGGATCACACCAACGGGATCGGCACGGACTACGAGTACGGTGCCGGAATGCCTGCCGGCTACGTGATCGGCGACACGCAACCGACCCGAGAGGACGACGAGGACGCCTTCGCGTTCTATCACGCGGGCGACACCGGGCTGATGTCCGAGATGCGCGACGTGATCGGGACGTTCCTCGAACCGGACGCCGCGGCGCTTCCCGTCGGCGATCACTTCACGATGGGGCCGGCACAGGCCGCCATCGCCGCCGACTGGCTCGACGTCGATCACGTCTTCCCGATGCATTACGACACCTTCCCGCCGATCGAGATCGACGTCGATCGGGTCGAACGGGAGGTCGCGGCGACCGGCGCCGACGCCGAGGTCCACGTCCTCGACGGCGACGAGAGCTACGTCTTCGATCGGCCGTACGCCGACGGATGA
- a CDS encoding HAD-IIA family hydrolase → MTYRGVVLDVDGTVVRGDDPIPGAAEGLDRLAAAGCRRLFVSNNPTKRPPAYADRLGRAGFDVDPTEILTAGTVTTTYLADRHADDALFVVGEPALVDQLTDAGLTVVTDERRADTVVLSIDRAFDYDRLAAALRVCADGDVTLVGTDPDMVIPAAEGDLPGSGAIINAVAGVAGRDPDVVLGKPSDPALRMVRDRLDVPPAECLVVGDRLDTDVALGERAGMTTALVRTGITDETDLRRSDVSPDYVLDSLAEVGRILDG, encoded by the coding sequence GGACGGGACGGTGGTACGCGGTGACGATCCCATCCCGGGCGCGGCCGAGGGGCTCGACCGACTGGCGGCGGCAGGCTGTCGACGGCTGTTCGTCTCGAACAACCCGACGAAGCGCCCACCGGCGTACGCCGACAGGCTCGGACGGGCCGGCTTCGACGTCGACCCCACCGAGATCCTCACCGCCGGGACGGTCACCACCACCTATCTCGCCGACAGACACGCCGACGACGCGCTTTTCGTCGTCGGCGAACCGGCACTCGTCGACCAACTGACCGACGCCGGACTGACCGTCGTCACCGACGAAAGGCGCGCCGACACCGTCGTCCTCTCCATCGACCGCGCTTTCGACTACGACCGCCTCGCCGCGGCGCTCCGGGTGTGTGCGGACGGCGACGTCACGCTCGTCGGCACCGATCCAGACATGGTGATCCCCGCCGCCGAGGGCGACCTCCCCGGGTCGGGAGCGATCATCAACGCCGTCGCCGGAGTGGCCGGACGCGATCCCGACGTCGTTTTGGGGAAACCCTCCGATCCCGCGCTCCGGATGGTTCGTGACCGCCTCGACGTGCCGCCGGCCGAGTGTCTGGTCGTCGGCGATCGCCTCGATACCGACGTGGCGCTCGGCGAACGCGCCGGGATGACGACGGCGTTGGTCCGCACCGGCATCACCGACGAGACGGATCTGCGCCGGAGCGACGTCTCCCCCGACTACGTCCTCGACTCGCTGGCCGAGGTCGGACGGATCCTCGACGGTTAG
- a CDS encoding cytochrome P450, which translates to MAGDDRRDVRGDGSSERGVTGQPTGDGTGDAPLAPYPSTLGHPLTHTVGAMRDVFGFRNRAMAERDFVRIKLLGPGDVYHLGHPDYFERVLLSGRDAFRKSDDFRIAFEGGLVAVEGEAWRRQRETLQPLFARDRVLDYTDGMVEQIRRRCRRWEPGTRIDLAAETSQLSLDVLFATLFGRELAFDGDREIRTAADHLQHWFAPTSYPLPHWVPTPARRRFRRGKRRLRSVADDLLDAAAEDPPADPSAAEDLLTLLVALRESGAAADGALSDDRLRDQVVTMIFAGHDTTSTAIAFAFYALATNPAVRERFHAEVDALDGPPTADDLDALPVTDRVVTETLRRYPPVYTIPREAATDVTIDGYRIPEGAATWLTVDQVHHDPRFYDDPATFRPARWATDLRERLPDFAYAPFGGGPRRCIGRRFALVEAKLALATIGREYDLVWPGNPDADPPLLGEMTARMEPDTEFAVERR; encoded by the coding sequence ATGGCCGGTGACGACCGCCGCGACGTGAGGGGCGACGGGTCGAGCGAGCGGGGAGTGACGGGTCAGCCGACTGGCGACGGCACCGGGGACGCGCCGCTCGCGCCGTACCCCTCGACGCTCGGCCACCCACTGACCCACACCGTCGGCGCGATGCGGGACGTGTTCGGGTTCCGGAACCGGGCCATGGCCGAGCGGGACTTCGTCCGGATCAAACTCCTCGGGCCGGGCGACGTCTACCACCTCGGCCACCCCGACTACTTCGAGCGCGTCCTCCTGAGCGGCCGCGACGCGTTCCGCAAGTCCGACGACTTCCGGATCGCCTTCGAGGGTGGCCTCGTCGCCGTCGAGGGGGAGGCCTGGCGGCGACAGCGCGAGACTCTCCAGCCGCTGTTCGCCCGGGATCGCGTCCTCGACTACACCGACGGGATGGTCGAGCAGATCCGCCGCCGCTGCCGGCGCTGGGAGCCTGGCACCCGGATCGACCTCGCCGCGGAGACGAGTCAGTTGAGCCTCGACGTGCTCTTCGCCACGCTGTTCGGGCGCGAACTCGCCTTCGACGGGGACAGGGAGATCCGGACGGCTGCCGACCACCTGCAACACTGGTTCGCGCCGACGTCCTACCCGCTCCCCCACTGGGTCCCGACGCCGGCGCGCCGGCGGTTCCGGCGCGGGAAGCGACGCCTCCGCTCGGTCGCGGACGACCTCCTCGACGCGGCCGCCGAGGATCCACCGGCCGACCCGTCGGCCGCCGAGGACCTGCTCACCCTGCTCGTTGCGCTCCGCGAGTCGGGCGCCGCAGCCGACGGGGCGCTGAGCGACGACCGACTCCGCGATCAGGTGGTGACGATGATCTTCGCGGGCCACGACACGACCTCGACGGCCATCGCCTTCGCGTTCTACGCGCTGGCGACGAACCCCGCGGTCCGCGAGCGCTTCCACGCGGAGGTCGACGCGCTCGACGGCCCGCCGACGGCCGACGACCTCGACGCCCTGCCCGTGACCGATCGCGTCGTGACCGAGACGCTCCGTCGCTACCCGCCGGTCTACACCATCCCTCGCGAGGCCGCGACGGACGTGACCATCGACGGCTACCGCATCCCCGAGGGGGCGGCCACGTGGCTCACCGTCGATCAGGTCCACCACGACCCCCGGTTCTACGACGACCCCGCGACCTTCCGGCCGGCCCGCTGGGCGACCGACCTCCGCGAACGCCTCCCCGATTTCGCCTACGCTCCCTTCGGCGGCGGTCCTCGGCGCTGTATCGGCCGCCGGTTCGCGCTCGTCGAGGCGAAACTGGCGCTCGCGACGATCGGCCGCGAGTACGACCTCGTCTGGCCCGGCAACCCGGACGCCGATCCACCGCTGCTCGGCGAGATGACGGCACGGATGGAGCCGGACACCGAATTCGCCGTCGAACGACGGTGA